In Gadus chalcogrammus isolate NIFS_2021 chromosome 13, NIFS_Gcha_1.0, whole genome shotgun sequence, a single genomic region encodes these proteins:
- the LOC130401833 gene encoding AMP deaminase 2-like isoform X5, with protein MLSTTSTATSTSTSAASTPVTSGAPSSGAGEGQGKARAKPTLHKRGSLQSATVPDLRGAAPVTVKPQRSLPGTPVSGKQPPIDLRTSMDGKYKEIAEELFTRSLAESEMRSAPYEFPEDSPIEQLEERRHRLERQISQDIKLEPEILLRAKQDFMKIDSATDLEFMSERGIDAVDDGFRARALPLEREYQRVSISGEEKCGVPFIDLVDAAKCVVKALFIREKYISLSMQNFCKTTACSLQELGETPLDLRVYEEIPETPVDADAPVHPPVSETHPYENQDPKNMPADTEYSCEMVDGVVHVFNRKSPTEKGTLLDLPYPDLKEYIADMNIMLALIINGPVKSFCYRRLQYLSSKFQMHILLNEMKELAAQKKVPHRDFYNIRKVDTHIHASSCMNQKHLLRFIKRAMKKYPGEVVHVERGHGQTLMDVFENMNLTAFDLSVDTLDMHADRNTFHRFDKFNAKYNPIGESILREIFIKTDNHIEGKYFAHIIKEVMEDLEESKYQNSELRLSIYGRSRDEWDKLAKWAVKHAVYSDNVRWLIQVPRLFDVYRTKKQLANFQEMLENIFLPLFEVTVNPRSNPELHLFLQHVVGFDSVDDESKPEHHVFNMDSPQPAHWTAETNPPYSYYLYYTYANMTVLNHLRRRRGFHTFVLRPHCGEAGPIHHLVSGFMLSENISHGLLLRKAPVLQYLYYLAQIGIAMSPLSNNSLFLSYHRNPLPEYLSRGLMISLSTDDPLQFHFTKEPLMEEYSIAAQVWKLSSCDMCELARNSVLMSGFSHKAKSYWLGPKYSKEGPESNDIRRTNVPDIRVAYRSETLSEELHLITHAVRNQELDAIQEEGDPLSMNPLPAQS; from the exons ATGttgtccaccacctccaccgccacctccacctccacctccgccgcctccacccccgtcacctccgGCGCCCCGTCCTCGGGGGCGGGCGAGGGACAAGGGAAGGCTCGAGCCAAGCCCACCTTGCACAAGAGGGGCAGTTTGCAGAGCGCCACCGTGCCTG ACCTGCGTGGAGCGGCTCCTGTCACCGTAAAGCCCCAGCGATCCCTCCCAGGGACTCCGGTTTCCGGCAAGCAGCCTCCAATTGACCTCCGCACCTCCATGGACGGGAAGTACAAGGAGATCGCCGAG GAGCTGTTCACGCGGAGCCTGGCCGAGAGCGAGATGCGCAGCGCTCCCTACGAGTTCCCCGAGGACAGCCCCATCGAGCAGCTGGAGGAACGCCGCCACCGCCTAGAGAGGCAGATCAGCCAGGACATCAA GCTTGAGCCAGAGATATTGTTACGTGCCAAGCAGGACTTCATGAAAATTGACAGCGCCACAGACCtgga GTTCATGAGCgagcgaggcatcgacgcagtGGACGATGGATTCAGGGCGCGGGCGCTGCCCCTGGAGAGAGAGTACCAGAGAGTCTCCATATCAGGGGAGGAGAAGTGTGGG GTGCCGTTCATCGACCTGGTGGACGCCGCCAAGTGCGTGGTGAAGGCCCTGTTCATCCGGGAGAAGTACATCAGCCTCTCCATGCAGAACTTCTGCAAGACCACCGCCTGCTCCCTGCAGGAGCTGGGGGAGACCCCGCTGGACCTGCGGGTGTACGAGGAGATCCCCGAGACCCCCGTGGACGCCG ATGCGCCCGTGCACCctcccgtctctgagacccaCCCGTACGAGAACCAGGACCCCAAGAACATGCCGGCGGACACCGAGTACAGCTGTGAGATGGTGGACGGGGTCGTCCACGTCTTCAACAGGAAGAGTCCCACGGAGAA GGGTACTCTGCTGGACCTGCCCTACCCGGATCTGAAGGAATACATCGCTGACATGAACATCATGCTGGCCCTGATCATCAACGGACCTGT GAAGTCCTTCTGTTACCGGCGGTTACAGTACCTCAGCTCCAAATTCCAGATGCACATCCTGCTGAACGAAATGAAGGAGCTGGCTGCGCAGAAGAAAGTCCCTCACAGAGACTTCTACAACATCCGCAAG GTGGACACGCACATCCACGCCTCGTCCTGCATGAACCAGAAGCACCTGCTGCGCTTCATCAAGCGGGCCATGAAGAAGTACCCCGGGGAGGTGGTGCACGTGGAGCGCGGCCACGGGCAGACCCTCATGGACGTGTTCGAGAACATGAACCTGACCGCCTTCGACCTCAGCGTGGACACCCTGGACATGCACGCC GACCGAAACACGTTCCACCGCTTCGACAAGTTCAATGCTAAATACAACCCCATCGGAGAGTCCATCCTGAGGGAGATCTTCATCAAGACTGACAACCACATCGAGGGGAAATACTTTGCCCACATCATCAAG gaggtgatggaggacctggaggagagtAAATACCAGAACTCTGAGCTGCGGCTGTCCATCTACGGCCGCTCCCGGGACGAGTGGGACAAGCTGGCCAAGTGGGCCGTCAAACACGCCGTGTACTCGGACAACGTGCGCTGGCTCATCCAGGTGCCCCGCCTCTT tGATGTGTACCGAACCAAAAAGCAGCTGGCCAACTTCCAGGAGATGCTGGAGAACATCTTCCTGCCTCTGTTTGAAGTCACAGTCAACCCTCGCAGCAACCCAGAGCTCCACCTCTTCCTGCAGCAT gtGGTGGGCTTCGACAGCGTGGATGACGAGTCCAAGCCAGAGCACCACGTCTTCAACATGGACAGCCCCCAGCCGGCCCACTGGACGGCCGAGACCAACCCCCCTTACTCCTACTACCTTTACTACACCTACGCCAACATGACCGTGCTCAACCACCTGCGCAG GAGGCGGGGCTTCCACACGTTTGTCCTGCGACCTCACTGCGGGGAGGCGGGGCCTATTCATCACCTGGTGTCGGGCTTCATGTTGTCGGAGAACATCTCCCACGGCCTGCTGCTCAGAAAG gcccctgtGCTGCAGTACCTGTACTACCTGGCCCAGATCGGCATCGCCATGTCCCCGCTCAGCAACAACAGCCTGTTCCTCAGCTACCACCGCAACCCGCTGCCCGAGTACCTGTCCCGGGGCCTCATGATCTCCCTGTCCACCGACGACCCCCTGCAGTTCCACTTCACCAAG GAGCCTCTCATGGAGGAGTACAGCATCGCGGCCCAGGTGTGGAAGCTGAGCTCCTGCGACATGTGCGAGCTGGCCCGGAACAGCGTCCTGATGAGCGGGTTCTCACACAAG GCCAAGAGCTACTGGCTGGGGCCCAAGTACTCCAAGGAGGGCCCGGAGAGCAACGACATCCGGCGCACCAACGTGCCGGACATCCGCGTGGCGTACCGCAGCGAGACGCTGTCCGAGGAGCTGCACCTCATCACGCACGCCGTCCGCAACCAGGAGCTGGACGCCATCCAGGAGGAGGGCGACCCGCTCTCCATGAACCCGCTGCCCGCACAGAGCTAG
- the LOC130401833 gene encoding AMP deaminase 2-like isoform X2, producing the protein MLSTTSTATSTSTSAASTPVTSGAPSSGAGEGQGKARAKPTLHKRGSLQSATVPDLRGAAPVTVKPQRSLPGTPVSGKQPPIDLRTSMDGKYKEIAEELFTRSLAESEMRSAPYEFPEDSPIEQLEERRHRLERQISQDIKFMSERGIDAVDDGFRARALPLEREYQRVSISGEEKCGVPFIDLVDAAKCVVKALFIREKYISLSMQNFCKTTACSLQELGETPLDLRVYEEIPETPVDADAPVHPPVSETHPYENQDPKNMPADTEYSCEMVDGVVHVFNRKSPTEKGTLLDLPYPDLKEYIADMNIMLALIINGPVKSFCYRRLQYLSSKFQMHILLNEMKELAAQKKVPHRDFYNIRKVDTHIHASSCMNQKHLLRFIKRAMKKYPGEVVHVERGHGQTLMDVFENMNLTAFDLSVDTLDMHADRNTFHRFDKFNAKYNPIGESILREIFIKTDNHIEGKYFAHIIKEVMEDLEESKYQNSELRLSIYGRSRDEWDKLAKWAVKHAVYSDNVRWLIQVPRLFDVYRTKKQLANFQEMLENIFLPLFEVTVNPRSNPELHLFLQHVVGFDSVDDESKPEHHVFNMDSPQPAHWTAETNPPYSYYLYYTYANMTVLNHLRRRRGFHTFVLRPHCGEAGPIHHLVSGFMLSENISHGLLLRKAPVLQYLYYLAQIGIAMSPLSNNSLFLSYHRNPLPEYLSRGLMISLSTDDPLQFHFTKEPLMEEYSIAAQVWKLSSCDMCELARNSVLMSGFSHKAKSYWLGPKYSKEGPESNDIRRTNVPDIRVAYRSETLSEELHLITHAVRNQELDAIQEEGDPLSMNPLPAQS; encoded by the exons ATGttgtccaccacctccaccgccacctccacctccacctccgccgcctccacccccgtcacctccgGCGCCCCGTCCTCGGGGGCGGGCGAGGGACAAGGGAAGGCTCGAGCCAAGCCCACCTTGCACAAGAGGGGCAGTTTGCAGAGCGCCACCGTGCCTG ACCTGCGTGGAGCGGCTCCTGTCACCGTAAAGCCCCAGCGATCCCTCCCAGGGACTCCGGTTTCCGGCAAGCAGCCTCCAATTGACCTCCGCACCTCCATGGACGGGAAGTACAAGGAGATCGCCGAG GAGCTGTTCACGCGGAGCCTGGCCGAGAGCGAGATGCGCAGCGCTCCCTACGAGTTCCCCGAGGACAGCCCCATCGAGCAGCTGGAGGAACGCCGCCACCGCCTAGAGAGGCAGATCAGCCAGGACATCAA GTTCATGAGCgagcgaggcatcgacgcagtGGACGATGGATTCAGGGCGCGGGCGCTGCCCCTGGAGAGAGAGTACCAGAGAGTCTCCATATCAGGGGAGGAGAAGTGTGGG GTGCCGTTCATCGACCTGGTGGACGCCGCCAAGTGCGTGGTGAAGGCCCTGTTCATCCGGGAGAAGTACATCAGCCTCTCCATGCAGAACTTCTGCAAGACCACCGCCTGCTCCCTGCAGGAGCTGGGGGAGACCCCGCTGGACCTGCGGGTGTACGAGGAGATCCCCGAGACCCCCGTGGACGCCG ATGCGCCCGTGCACCctcccgtctctgagacccaCCCGTACGAGAACCAGGACCCCAAGAACATGCCGGCGGACACCGAGTACAGCTGTGAGATGGTGGACGGGGTCGTCCACGTCTTCAACAGGAAGAGTCCCACGGAGAA GGGTACTCTGCTGGACCTGCCCTACCCGGATCTGAAGGAATACATCGCTGACATGAACATCATGCTGGCCCTGATCATCAACGGACCTGT GAAGTCCTTCTGTTACCGGCGGTTACAGTACCTCAGCTCCAAATTCCAGATGCACATCCTGCTGAACGAAATGAAGGAGCTGGCTGCGCAGAAGAAAGTCCCTCACAGAGACTTCTACAACATCCGCAAG GTGGACACGCACATCCACGCCTCGTCCTGCATGAACCAGAAGCACCTGCTGCGCTTCATCAAGCGGGCCATGAAGAAGTACCCCGGGGAGGTGGTGCACGTGGAGCGCGGCCACGGGCAGACCCTCATGGACGTGTTCGAGAACATGAACCTGACCGCCTTCGACCTCAGCGTGGACACCCTGGACATGCACGCC GACCGAAACACGTTCCACCGCTTCGACAAGTTCAATGCTAAATACAACCCCATCGGAGAGTCCATCCTGAGGGAGATCTTCATCAAGACTGACAACCACATCGAGGGGAAATACTTTGCCCACATCATCAAG gaggtgatggaggacctggaggagagtAAATACCAGAACTCTGAGCTGCGGCTGTCCATCTACGGCCGCTCCCGGGACGAGTGGGACAAGCTGGCCAAGTGGGCCGTCAAACACGCCGTGTACTCGGACAACGTGCGCTGGCTCATCCAGGTGCCCCGCCTCTT tGATGTGTACCGAACCAAAAAGCAGCTGGCCAACTTCCAGGAGATGCTGGAGAACATCTTCCTGCCTCTGTTTGAAGTCACAGTCAACCCTCGCAGCAACCCAGAGCTCCACCTCTTCCTGCAGCAT gtGGTGGGCTTCGACAGCGTGGATGACGAGTCCAAGCCAGAGCACCACGTCTTCAACATGGACAGCCCCCAGCCGGCCCACTGGACGGCCGAGACCAACCCCCCTTACTCCTACTACCTTTACTACACCTACGCCAACATGACCGTGCTCAACCACCTGCGCAG GAGGCGGGGCTTCCACACGTTTGTCCTGCGACCTCACTGCGGGGAGGCGGGGCCTATTCATCACCTGGTGTCGGGCTTCATGTTGTCGGAGAACATCTCCCACGGCCTGCTGCTCAGAAAG gcccctgtGCTGCAGTACCTGTACTACCTGGCCCAGATCGGCATCGCCATGTCCCCGCTCAGCAACAACAGCCTGTTCCTCAGCTACCACCGCAACCCGCTGCCCGAGTACCTGTCCCGGGGCCTCATGATCTCCCTGTCCACCGACGACCCCCTGCAGTTCCACTTCACCAAG GAGCCTCTCATGGAGGAGTACAGCATCGCGGCCCAGGTGTGGAAGCTGAGCTCCTGCGACATGTGCGAGCTGGCCCGGAACAGCGTCCTGATGAGCGGGTTCTCACACAAG GCCAAGAGCTACTGGCTGGGGCCCAAGTACTCCAAGGAGGGCCCGGAGAGCAACGACATCCGGCGCACCAACGTGCCGGACATCCGCGTGGCGTACCGCAGCGAGACGCTGTCCGAGGAGCTGCACCTCATCACGCACGCCGTCCGCAACCAGGAGCTGGACGCCATCCAGGAGGAGGGCGACCCGCTCTCCATGAACCCGCTGCCCGCACAGAGCTAG